The Gossypium hirsutum isolate 1008001.06 chromosome D07, Gossypium_hirsutum_v2.1, whole genome shotgun sequence genome includes the window aaaagaaaatttctttatttcttttctcttctcttctcttctcttcttttctcttctcacgttactagttcttcatctttctttcctcatatactaaataaaataataaaatataattaaaagccaaatcaaaatattaataaactaatatttatttaattaatctaaaatatcaccaacatcatcattactcttcaaaattatctttcttgctaaatgaccattttgccccttatGATTCTTCAAAATTTCTCCATTGACTCCActcattttggtaaaattatgatttaacccCTCATACTtttccacttattcaatttggtcctaattcatcctttttccttagtttctagatcattccatccttaaaatatttgcactattagtccttctaaatttttatatttacactttaacctctcaaattttgagtatttactcttgggccacaaaacttttctcacttttgtgatttagtcctttcttgaattaatatatcataatatacttcccaatgttgacataactcaaaatttctctttttgtcactttatttccttattttactatattaagaacaatatcttactttcttactataATAACTTTTAGGGTATTACAAGATGAGTCAATTCGTGATTTGTAATTAGGATAGGAATATATAGTGGCGGagccaaaaaaaattttggggggtgaaattaaattgtacatttttacgatagtaaaaatgcaatttcaccattttaatagtttatatctttatagtttttaaatgattaaatcaaatttttattattttttgggggccaaagtgcaattttacctttactaattttaaattttataaattataaaaagcctaaatgaaaatttttccattttagggggagCTAGCCTCTACCAGCCCCCTCTTGGCTCCGCCACTTGGAAATATAACTGATTGCCTTGGGTAGCCATAATTGGAGTTATTCTTGATCAATTTGGTCTAAATTATTAGTATAGAGATATAGCTCAATAGTTAGACTAAATTAGTTCTTTAATTCCTTAGAAAAGAATTAAGGGAATTTTAATTCCCAGGTTAGTAATTAACTCTATTTGGATAAATTGAGTGGAGATAGAACAATTAGCTACTATATTGGATAAAATTGTGATCATAGGTTTTTGTTATTGAttgattatttcgatttaatttGCATTGTTTAGTTCTATTTATGTGATTTAGTTTGAGAAAATTATATTATCGATTTATTTGGATAGGTATTAGAGTAAGATTTGGTGATTAGCTTTATAATTAGTAAAAACTATTTGTGGGatcaatatttttaatactatttgtCTCAATACGTATACTTGCGTGTGCAATATTTAATTAACAATATTCATTTGActaattgaaattataaaaattaaattaaaagtaataaatgATGCACTATTAAAAGTGTTACCAAATTTAttgtattgaattaaaaatattactaaaactaaattaaaaaaatttttaggggtcaaatataatttttacattatttttaaatattgatacAAGAATAATTTAAATGAGATAAAAATTTTCAGCAAATTTACCATCTTTTTCAAACAAATATTTCATAGCTCAAAAAGGTTTTAAGAAATTGAAGGCTTGGGTGtcaaataatttttcaataaataaaataaagggatacACTTATATCGATTTATACCTTTTCgcatattttgtattaatattttaacaaattaataattgaattcgTCGATAtaacagcatgtttggttgggtgtattggattagccaatacacccctaatccgtgGGCCCCACTAATCCCCACTTAATCCCGtgtttggtttgatgtattgcCTATTACAGGCCTATTACAACACGGATGTATTCCTCATTTTCTCTGCTTCAACAACGATTAGCCAATCCGTTTCAAAAGTAAGGATTAGCTAATCgtttctgttttaccctccccagCCAAAATCTGCTGCTCCACcccaccctctccctcccaacatcaacagCAGTTTTCTTCGAACCAAATCTCCACCGTCTCGCGTTTGGGAAGCGAGAAAGTGCGAGAAAAATGAGCAGACCGGGGAAGAAAGTCGTCGATGTCGCGTTCAAAGCATCAAAGAACATTGATTGGGAAGGGATGGCTAAGCTTTTGGTCTCCGATGAGGCTCGCAAAGAGTTCGCTGCTCTTCGTCGCACTTTTGATGAAGTTAACTCTACTTTACAAACCAAATTCAGCCAggtctttttcttctctctaatcCCTAGCTCCTTTTTTATTCTCTCTATAAATCAATTGGGATGTTTTGGGTTGTCTCCTACACGATGGCGCAGCCAGCTTGTGAAACGGTCATGAATTGGTTATCTTCTGGTGGAGTTACAGAGTTGTTACCTGAAGCAAATGTACAGCCCAATGAGAGATTCATGGTGATGCGGGAAGTTAGTCCATTGCCTATTTCACTGTTATCTGGCTTTTCAATGAATCTTTATTTGAAGTTGGTCTTTCAAATGGAAGAATCTTTATTTGCTGGGCAGGTATTATCCTGAATAGAGTAATGTAATCTAATTTATAAATTGATCACTATTTTCTTGtaggcttaattaatttttatttggtcTTTGACAATTGGATCACTACTGATTTTCAAACTATTTCTAATGCTTGGTATTGATTCGTTTGACGCAGGTTGTTCCTAGTATTGCTATGGTTGAAACATACACCAGATTGTTGCTCATTGCACCTCATTCGTTATTTTGTTCGCACTTCAGTGTAACTTGCTTCCCTTCTAATGTTATTATTTCTTATCTTTTAGAAGATTTCTTAGTAAAGGATTAGTGTCATGCAGTTTTCGAGATTTGTGGTATAAATTTTGTCCATTGGAAAAGTTATTCCATCTCATTTTTAATGGAAGTCTTAAGAAGTAATTGCCACTTTCAATATACTTGTAACCTCATTCTTGCTACTGGCTGAAAGTAAGTCAATCATCCTACTAATTTGGAAAAACAAATTTTGACTTATAATGACTTTATCTGTCaatataatatttgtttttcaGATTTCCTGACATCTGTTCAAGATCATGCTACTTTTCATCCAAACCAACTAACTGACTAAATGTAACAATTCACCctttattaaatcatttaatttagaaaattgcACTTTGGAAATTTCTTTCCAAACCCATTGTAACCATCCATTGGCAACTTATATAAGAGCCAATGATGATTTATGATCAATAGATGACTCCATGTAGTGGGAGAAGGCTTAGTTGTTGTCTGACTGCTGATTTTTTCAATTTAGACCAAAGCTAAAGTCTGATTTCCTTATTCTCTCTTTATGGatttacaaaaatatattgtCACTTGCTAATAGAATAATAGGATTTCTTTAAAATGCCTTCTTTGCAGCATTTGGCACAGAGGAATGCTTCTTTATTGAGCAAGCCTGCGGTGACACTTCTGGTGCTTGAAATTGTCAATTATCGTCTGCTTCCACCGTACAGGTGATCTTCTACATGGTTCATTCAGCCAAGATACTCCTCTCCCTTCTGCTGGTCATAGCATGTGATAGTATTTAGAATGGAATTTGCAGTTTCAGATTGAGCTTTCTGATTCCTGAGGATTTCTGTGCCCTTTGCTTTATATTGCTATTGCTTTATATTTCTCTGACTATTTTTTACGGAAATATCAATGCCTGACCTATATCTGGACCATAGATATGGGGATATGACCCTTCAAGGACCCTACAAATTCTTGGAAAAAAGCTGAACATACCCATTTTGGACATTTAGCCTGATCTGACACTTGCACTCGAGTTTGCGT containing:
- the LOC121219475 gene encoding mediator of RNA polymerase II transcription subunit 23-like; this translates as MSRPGKKVVDVAFKASKNIDWEGMAKLLVSDEARKEFAALRRTFDELLFYSLYKSIGMFWVVSYTMAQPACETVMNWLSSGGVTELLPEANVQPNERFMVMREVSPLPISLLSGFSMNLYLKLVFQMEESLFAGQVVPSIAMVETYTRLLLIAPHSLFCSHFSHLAQRNASLLSKPAVTLLVLEIVNYRLLPPYR